The following are encoded together in the Tribolium castaneum strain GA2 chromosome 3, icTriCast1.1, whole genome shotgun sequence genome:
- the Swim gene encoding tubulointerstitial nephritis antigen-like: protein MASFSWLCPLVALTLLTLTTAQFSDYSDLRGPYCQRRGCCPGRQDDCSEPILGTLCYCDDFCNRTRNEDCCPDFWTHCKGLPPPPEPPSPILGCTYEGRVYPLNKQIKKNCNVCKCEKMGQNQADMLCEQHQCLIEPSITEAINSNYANYGWSASNYSKFWGHKLEEGIKLRLGTLQPQRFVMHMNPVRRIYDPNSLPREFDSEFKWPGWMSEIQDQGWCGSSWAITTAAVASDRFAILSKGREKVTLSAQHLLSCDRRGQQSCNGGYLDRAWSYIRKIGLVDEQCFPYSATNEKCRIPRRGDLVTANCQLPTNVDRRSKYKVAPAYRVGNETDIMYEILHSGPVQATMKVYHDFFTYKRGIYRHSPISTNDRTGYHSVRIVGWGEEYSPEGLKKYWKVANSWGPEWGENGYFRILRGSNECEIESFVLGTWAEVENKLLLRNEI, encoded by the exons ATGGCCTCCTTCAGCTGGCTTTGCCCCCTTGTGGCCCTCACCCTCCTCACCCTAACCACCGCCCAATTCAGCGACTACTCTGATCTCCGGGGCCCTTACTGCCAACGGCGGGGCTGTTGCCCCGGCCGCCAAGACGATTGTTCCGAGCCTATTTTAG GTACATTGTGCTACTGTGACGATTTCTGCAACCGGACACGAAACGAAGATTGTTGTCCCGACTTTTGGACGCATTGCAAGGGCCTTCCGCCCCCGCCCGAGCCCCCATCCCCCATTCTAGGGTGCACGTACGAAGGGAGAGTGTACCCCCTTAACAAACAAATTAAGAAGAATTGCAATGTCTG taagtGTGAAAAAATGGGCCAGAATCAGGCCGATATGTTGTGCGAGCAGCACCAGTGTTTGATTGAACCATCGATTACGGAAGCAATTAACTCTAATTATGCCAATTATGGATGGAGTGCTTCGAATTATTCGAAATTCTGGGGCCATAAGCTGGAAGAAGGGATTAAATTAAGGTTAGGGACTCTCCAACCGCAGCGTTTTGTCATGCACATGAACCCGGTGAGGAGGATTTACGACCCAAATTCTCTCCCAAGAGAATTCGATTCGGAATTTAAGTGGCCTGGATGGATGTCAGAAATACAGGATCAAGGGTGGTGTGGCTCCTCCTGGGCCATAACCACGGCTGCGGTGGCGTCAGACCG ctttgcaATTCTGTCCAAAGGCCGCGAAAAAGTAACTTTAAGTGCCCAACACCTCCTCTCGTGTGACCGAAGAGGCCAACAGAGCTGTAACGGGGGTTATTTGGACCGGGCCTGGTCTTACATCCGCAAAATCGGATTGGTCGACGAGCAGTGCTTCCCCTACAGTGCGACCAATGAAAAGTGCAGAATCCCAAGACGTGGCGACTTGGTTACTGCCAACTGTCAACTTCCGACCAATGTTGACCGCCGCTCGAAATACAAGGTGGCCCCAGCGTACAGAGTGGGCAACGAAACCGACATCATGTACGAAATTTTGCATTCCGGCCCTGTTCAAG cGACAATGAAGGTCTACCACGACTTTTTCACTTACAAGCGGGGGATTTACCGCCACTCGCCCATCTCGACCAACGACCGAACCGGCTACCACTCGGTGCGAATAGTGGGCTGGGGCGAGGAGTACTCGCCTGAAGGGCTCAAAAAATACTGG aaagtGGCCAACAGTTGGGGCCCCGAATGGGGCGAAAACGGCTATTTCCGCATCCTTCGTGGGTCGAACGAGTGCGAGATTGAGTCGTTCGTTTTGGGGACTTGGGCCGAAGTCGAGAACAAGTTGCTGTTGCGCAACGAGATTTAA
- the Pex13 gene encoding peroxisomal membrane protein PEX13, which produces MTSPLKPWESNSLQNASQIRSSHNLRDVPMAGRSAPVLPPLPRTSPMVASSAYSSYMPYSSGYSSLGYGMPYRSSLYNSYGSYGGYNSYNMYGMGGYPSFGVNDDAERRFIQYAEESSRNTFASVESIVRAVNSISMMLDNTFFAMTSSFRAVLSVADNFGRLRSMFGHIWYSINIFRLFNWLYRKFMWLIGRKVPNSATSLAWRQASGAPPTGPAPGSSWPTLAFLGVLVSAPYIISKFLPKYEDKCDPANWKSPGVRAKAAFDFVARSQNEMSVQTNDELTLAPTYVQEEMNLRNTGWAFAVANGRSGVVPLNYLVISKAGPREGTEEVPVPRVFNKTHTKRVSFGENQVFENVDLDDYVTGKKEIKGVDDIKNSVKEGVDDNKYSLKEVSDSKKDEQQNKGENEITNQVETKKVESN; this is translated from the exons ATGACATCGCCGCTGAAACCTTGGGAGTCCAACTCTTTGCAAAACGCGTCTCAAATTCGCTCCTCGCACAATTTGCGCGATGTTCCAATGGCTGGGCGCAGCGCCCCCGTGTTGCCCCCTTTGCCTCGGACGTCGCCCATGGTGGCCTCGTCCGCCTACAGCTCTTACATGCCTTATTCTAGTG GTTATAGCAGTCTGGGGTACGGCATGCCGTACCGCAGCTCCCTGTACAATTCCTACGGCTCGTATGGGGGCTACAACAGCTACAACATGTACGGCATGGGGGGTTACCCCAGTTTTGGGGTAAACGACGACGCCGAGCGTCGCTTTATCCAATACGCGGAGGAAAGTTCACGCAACACTTTCGCAAGTGTGGAAAGTATAGTCCGTGCCGTTAACAGCATTTCTATGATGCTTGACAACACATTTTTCGCTATGACGAGTTCGTTCAGGGCCGTACTCAGCGTGGCCGACAACTTCGGGCGCCTCCGCTCCATGTTCGGCCACATCTGGTACTCCATAAACATTTTCCGCTTGTTTAATTGGCTGTACCGCAAATTCATGTGGCTGATTGGCCGCAAGGTGCCCAATAGCGCCACTTCTCTGGCGTGGAGGCAGGCCAGTGGGGCGCCGCCCACTGGGCCCGCCCCCGGCTCCAGTTGGCCAACTCTTGCGTTTCTGGGCGTTTTGGTCTCGGCGCCGTACATTATCAGCAAATTCCTCCCCAAATATGAAG ATAAGTGTGATCCAGCCAATTGGAAAAGTCCAGGCGTTAGGGCGAAGGCGGCGTTTGATTTCGTGGCCCGGAGTCAGAATGAGATGAGCGTTCAGACGAATGATGAACTGACTTTGGCGCCCACTTATGTGCAGGAGGAAATGAATTTGAGGAATACGGGGTGGGCGTTTGCTGTGGCCAATGGCCGGTCGGGGGTGGTGCCGTTGAATTACCTCGTGATTAGCAAGGCGGGGCCGAGGGAGGGGACAGAGGAGGTGCCAGTACCTagggtttttaataaaacgcaCACGAAACGTGTCAGTTTTGGGGAGAATCAAGTTTTTGAAAACGTTGATTTGGACGATTATGTTACGGGGAAAAAggaaataaagggggtagatGATATTAAAAACTCTGTTAAAGAAGGGGTAGATGATAATAAATATTCTCTCAAAGAGGTAAGTGATAGTAAAAAAGACGAACAGCAAAATAAAGGCGAAAATGAAATAACCAATCAAGTTGAAACCAAAAAAGTCGAgtcaaattaa
- the LOC656446 gene encoding sister chromatid cohesion protein DCC1, whose product MDENKTRDLDDVNEMLKLAKLGENDVLSTSQTVYFTSDNLNCDNFKFLELDQHLLEEIKQGQTLYIKGDDDENVVLCTKDRTYDVTGAETSNSLLLVKNMAFFDDLKDGKERALQTVTVSGVFYDYLSVTPGKPHLKKLRDLLDKSVYKGPEHEYEIKNEDLYGYDDLIKIIQASDQELESVLKQMNVVTINGKIRLLDVEYHFRALSYMLKLIEENSWNLDEIDFDETLNSLRDIIPETILKNLFDKYTTESKIVDGLQLYSYKEREICRFFAQILLYGAGKFNLEEFLQAWRESVPEGMTCDEELLHGIAIIDRKSDPPVISAFPEEELPEEINARFNKLFKAKEKWTVPEITPYIQRVATDKMDVNALLAKFARASNSQGVKFYSAKHAK is encoded by the exons ATGGACGAAAATAAAAC GCGGGATTTGGACGATGTGAATGAAATGCTTAAATTGGCGAAACTGGGCGAGAACGACGTGTTATCAACCTCACAAACGGTTTATTTCACTAGTGATAATCTCAACTgtgacaattttaaatttctcgAGCTTGACCAGCACCTACTTGAGGAAATAAAACAGGGACAGACACTCTATATTAAAGGAGACGACGacgaaaacgtcgtactttgTACAAAAGACCGCACGTATGATGTTACAGGGGCCGAAacgtccaatagtttattgcTGGTGAAAAATATGGCCTTTTTCGATGATTTGAAAGATGGGAAAGAAAGGGCGCTCCAAACGGTCACCGTTTCGGGGGTTTTTTACGATTATTTGTCCGTAACTCCCGGCAAgcctcatttaaaaaaactgcgaGATTTGTTGGACAAATCCGTGTATAAAGGGCCCGAACACGagtatgaaataaaaaatgaggaTCTGTACGGATACGACgacttgattaaaattattcaagcGTCAGATCAAGAGCTCGAAAGCGTCCTCAAACAAATGAACGTCGTGACAATTAACGGGAAAATCAGGCTACTTGATGTGGAATATCATTTTCGCGCCTTGTCTTATATGTTAAAGCTAATTGAGGAAAACTCGTGGAATTTAGACGAGATCGATTTTGACGAAACGCTAAACTCGCTCAGGGATATAATCCCAGAAAcaatccttaaaaatttattcgacAAGTATACAACAGAGTCTAAAATTGTCGACGGTTTGCAATTGTATTCCTACAAAGAACGTGAAATTTGCCGGTTTTTCGCCCAAATCTTGCTCTACGGGGcgggaaaatttaatttggagGAGTTTTTGCAAGCTTGGAGGGAGTCAGTTCCCGAGGGAATGACCTGTGATGAGGAACTCCTACACGGAATTGCGATAATTGACCGGAAGAGTGACCCTCCGGTTATTTCCGCCTTCCCAGAAGAGGAATTACCCGAAGAAATCAACGCCAggttcaataaattatttaaagctaaggaaaaatggacaGTGCCTGAAATAACTCCTTACATCCA GCGCGTCGCGACGGACAAAATGGACGTCAATGCCTTGCTTGCGAAATTCGCACGGGCGTCCAATTCGCAAGGAGTCAAGTTTTACTCGGCCAAGCATGCCAAGTAA
- the strat gene encoding guanine nucleotide exchange factor MSS4, which translates to MPVCSENYESEIAEGRNCRSVKCKFCGSVILSPSTATFASFEFQLPLIRQNKSNETEPETETVSFFWSVSDMYTFQNVGFSHTVGNNKYLACADCEAGPIGYHDLTNKTSFVALSRVQHS; encoded by the exons atgcCCGTCTGTAGCGAAAACTACGAGAGCGAGATTGCAGAAGGGCGTAATTGTCGAAGTGTGAAATGCAAGTTTTGCGGTTCGGTGATTTTGAGTCCTTCGACTGCGACATTTGCCAGTTTTGAG TTTCAGTTGCCCCTCATCCGCCAGAATAAATCGAATGAGACTGAGCCCGAAACTGAGACCGTTTCGTTTTTCTGGAGCGTTAGCGACATGTACACTTTCCAAAATGTGGGGTTTTCGCACACTGTTGGCAACAATAAGTATCTGGCGTGTGCCGACTGCGAGGCTGGGCCTATTGGCTATCACGATCTGACGAATAAGACCAGCTTCGTGGCGCTGAGTCGCGTCCAACATTCTTAA
- the LOC656281 gene encoding influenza virus NS1A-binding protein isoform X3: MDRVTRTCAQHLIKHLSVENCIEIRSLPGIARNKEFIQQVDAFIAKEFDKICKNNDVLNLHCAKIEVLNQSREEMSLVNQNSLCRLVLEWIKRQVGEESISVEMLSDKTFMLYLAIDNSLQDCSSLPTGDISDTEIVQDYKKMSLKNNNTNAKSKRKCLGQPSKPRVLIYNREIGEEIELEGEPDWNLIASEKVGEHSFLALVTLGGRLSTLSIQLRLNTPSTPSPVQTPDSSRPASEEKPDLYCALANMSCPRCSVGCANFLNTLLVCGGYDRTECLRTVEQYIPETNTWKALPSMRENRGRFKIAVVNDKVYAIGGSNGTTELDSVEMLDLSLDKWVKMPKLPLARSNMGVCHLDGLIYCIGGWNGQVGIKQCDVFDPVASEWSSIASLNTGRYQAGVTSYNKLVYAIGGCDAWNCLNSVEVYNPEENTWSGIKPIITARRGCGVAVFNDKLYVVGGSDGSHSLSSTEIFDEKTQTWVVGPIMTTPRANVDVAVVGDRLYAVGGFSGKTFLNTIEYLDAKSNEWTTFVPKGSCEMLRKSRSRHNSRRSMSEKTESVERPSESFES, translated from the exons ATGGACCGCGTGACCCGAACATGCGCCcaacatttaataaaacaccTCTCTGTGGAAAATTGCATTGAAATCCGTTCCTTGCCTGGCATTGCCCGCAACAAGGAATTTATCCAACAAGTGGACGCATTTATCGCTAAAGAA tttgataaaatttgcaaaaataacgaTGTCCTCAACTTGCATTGCGCCAAAATCGAGGTTTTGAACCAATCACGCGAAGAAATGTCTCTAGTGAACCAAAATTCACTTTGTCGCCTGGTCTTGGAATGGATCAAACGCCAAGTGGGCGAAGAATCAATTAGTGTTGAAATGTTGTCCGATAAAACCTTCATGTTGTATCTAGCAATCGATAATTCGCTACAAGATTGCTCAAGTCTTCCGACTGGCGACATAAGCGATACGGAAATCGTCCAAgactataaaaaaatgtccctGAAAAACAACAACACGAACGCTAAATCGAAACGCAAATGTTTGGGCCAGCCGTCAAAACCTCGCGTTCTGATCTACAATCGCGAAATTGGCGAAGAGATCGAACTCGAAGGCGAACCCGATTGGAATTTAATCGCTTCGGAAAAAGTAGGCGAGCATAGTTTTCTCGCATTGGTAACACTGGGTGGCAGGTTGTCAACACTGTCGATTCAGTTGCGTTTGAACACACCTTCGACACCGTCACCTGTGCAAACTCCAGATTCGAGTCGGCCAGCAAGTGAGGAAAAGCCGGACCTGTACTGCGCCCTTGCTAACATGTCGTGCCCGCGATGCTCAGTCGGGTGTGCAAATTTCCTTAATACGCTCCTGGTGTGCg GTGGCTACGACCGTACTGAGTGTCTCCGTACTGTTGAACAATACATTCCTGAGACTAACACTTGGAAGGCTTTGCCTTCAATGAGGGAGAATAGAGGGCGCTTTAAAATCGCAGTAGTGAACGATAAAGTCTACGCTATTGGTGGGAGTAACGGCACTACTGAGCTGGATTCGGTTGAAATGCTCGACTTGTCATTGGATAAGTGGGTCAAAATGCCTAAATTACCATTGGCTAGGAGTAATATGGGGGTGTGTCATCTGGacggtttgatttattgtaTTGGGGGATGGAATGGTCAAGTTGGTATTAAGCAGTGTGATGTTTTCGATCCTGTTGCGTCCGAGTGGAGCTCCATTGCCTCTTTAAACACCG GGCGATATCAAGCGGGCGTGACATCGTACAACAAACTTGTCTACGCCATCGGCGGCTGCGATGCCTGGAATTGCCTCAATTCGGTCGAAGTCTACAATCCGGAGGAAAACACTTGGAGTGGCATCAAACCGATAATTACAGCGCGTCGTGGTTGCGGCGTTGCCGTTTTTAACGACAAGTTGTACGTAGTTGGAGGCTCTGACGGCTCTCATTCCTTGAGTTCGACCGAAATTTTCGATGAAAAAACCCAGACTTGGGTCGTGGGCCCCATTATGACGACACCGCGCGCTAATGTAGATGTCGCCGTGGTCGGCGATCGGCTGTACGCAGTTGGCGGGTTTTCAGGCAAAACGTTTCTGAATACGATCGAGTATTTGGACGCGAAATCGAACGAATGGACGACGTTTGTACCGAAAGGCAGCTGTGAAATGCTCAGGAAAAGTCGGAGTCGGCACAACTCCCGCAGGAGTATGTCCGAGAAAACGGAGAGTGTCGAGAGGCCTTCGGAAAGCTTCGAGTCATAA
- the LOC656281 gene encoding influenza virus NS1A-binding protein isoform X1, giving the protein MHAPLKLRTTVEYCLSFFMTAYDKCCYFFFQGHSTQPGEMRNHPEDESEFQLEFTDDIHKTHMLASLNTMRKNRHFCDVILHVGNTEVHAHRAVLASASPYLAELFANDQAQNPLENVVTFKLNGGFNKDALRILVDYAYTGQLDVKYNQVKAVFLAANHLKMDRVTRTCAQHLIKHLSVENCIEIRSLPGIARNKEFIQQVDAFIAKEFDKICKNNDVLNLHCAKIEVLNQSREEMSLVNQNSLCRLVLEWIKRQVGEESISVEMLSDKTFMLYLAIDNSLQDCSSLPTGDISDTEIVQDYKKMSLKNNNTNAKSKRKCLGQPSKPRVLIYNREIGEEIELEGEPDWNLIASEKVGEHSFLALVTLGGRLSTLSIQLRLNTPSTPSPVQTPDSSRPASEEKPDLYCALANMSCPRCSVGCANFLNTLLVCGGYDRTECLRTVEQYIPETNTWKALPSMRENRGRFKIAVVNDKVYAIGGSNGTTELDSVEMLDLSLDKWVKMPKLPLARSNMGVCHLDGLIYCIGGWNGQVGIKQCDVFDPVASEWSSIASLNTGRYQAGVTSYNKLVYAIGGCDAWNCLNSVEVYNPEENTWSGIKPIITARRGCGVAVFNDKLYVVGGSDGSHSLSSTEIFDEKTQTWVVGPIMTTPRANVDVAVVGDRLYAVGGFSGKTFLNTIEYLDAKSNEWTTFVPKGSCEMLRKSRSRHNSRRSMSEKTESVERPSESFES; this is encoded by the exons ATGCATGCACCTTTAAAGCTTCGTACCACCGTGGAATATTGCCTCAGTTTTTTTATGACTGCTTACGATAAgtgttgctattttttttttcaag GTCATTCCACTCAGCCCGGGGAAATGCGAAACCACCCCGAGGACGAGTCCGAATTCCAACTGGAGTTCACCGACGACATCCACAAGACGCATATGTTGGCCTCCCTCAACACCATGCGAAAAAATCGTCACTTTTGTGACGTCATTCTTCAC GTTGGCAATACCGAAGTTCATGCTCATAGAGCTGTACTAGCGAGTGCTTCACCCTATCTCGCCGAACTTTTTGCCAACGATCAAGCGCAAAATCCCCTAGAAAATGTGGTCACGTTTAAATTGAACGGAGGGTTTAATAAAGACGCCTTGAGGATCCTGGTCGACTATGCATACACAGGCCAACTCGACGTCAAGTATAACCAG GTCAAGGCGGTTTTCCTAGCCGCCAACCACCTAAAGATGGACCGCGTGACCCGAACATGCGCCcaacatttaataaaacaccTCTCTGTGGAAAATTGCATTGAAATCCGTTCCTTGCCTGGCATTGCCCGCAACAAGGAATTTATCCAACAAGTGGACGCATTTATCGCTAAAGAA tttgataaaatttgcaaaaataacgaTGTCCTCAACTTGCATTGCGCCAAAATCGAGGTTTTGAACCAATCACGCGAAGAAATGTCTCTAGTGAACCAAAATTCACTTTGTCGCCTGGTCTTGGAATGGATCAAACGCCAAGTGGGCGAAGAATCAATTAGTGTTGAAATGTTGTCCGATAAAACCTTCATGTTGTATCTAGCAATCGATAATTCGCTACAAGATTGCTCAAGTCTTCCGACTGGCGACATAAGCGATACGGAAATCGTCCAAgactataaaaaaatgtccctGAAAAACAACAACACGAACGCTAAATCGAAACGCAAATGTTTGGGCCAGCCGTCAAAACCTCGCGTTCTGATCTACAATCGCGAAATTGGCGAAGAGATCGAACTCGAAGGCGAACCCGATTGGAATTTAATCGCTTCGGAAAAAGTAGGCGAGCATAGTTTTCTCGCATTGGTAACACTGGGTGGCAGGTTGTCAACACTGTCGATTCAGTTGCGTTTGAACACACCTTCGACACCGTCACCTGTGCAAACTCCAGATTCGAGTCGGCCAGCAAGTGAGGAAAAGCCGGACCTGTACTGCGCCCTTGCTAACATGTCGTGCCCGCGATGCTCAGTCGGGTGTGCAAATTTCCTTAATACGCTCCTGGTGTGCg GTGGCTACGACCGTACTGAGTGTCTCCGTACTGTTGAACAATACATTCCTGAGACTAACACTTGGAAGGCTTTGCCTTCAATGAGGGAGAATAGAGGGCGCTTTAAAATCGCAGTAGTGAACGATAAAGTCTACGCTATTGGTGGGAGTAACGGCACTACTGAGCTGGATTCGGTTGAAATGCTCGACTTGTCATTGGATAAGTGGGTCAAAATGCCTAAATTACCATTGGCTAGGAGTAATATGGGGGTGTGTCATCTGGacggtttgatttattgtaTTGGGGGATGGAATGGTCAAGTTGGTATTAAGCAGTGTGATGTTTTCGATCCTGTTGCGTCCGAGTGGAGCTCCATTGCCTCTTTAAACACCG GGCGATATCAAGCGGGCGTGACATCGTACAACAAACTTGTCTACGCCATCGGCGGCTGCGATGCCTGGAATTGCCTCAATTCGGTCGAAGTCTACAATCCGGAGGAAAACACTTGGAGTGGCATCAAACCGATAATTACAGCGCGTCGTGGTTGCGGCGTTGCCGTTTTTAACGACAAGTTGTACGTAGTTGGAGGCTCTGACGGCTCTCATTCCTTGAGTTCGACCGAAATTTTCGATGAAAAAACCCAGACTTGGGTCGTGGGCCCCATTATGACGACACCGCGCGCTAATGTAGATGTCGCCGTGGTCGGCGATCGGCTGTACGCAGTTGGCGGGTTTTCAGGCAAAACGTTTCTGAATACGATCGAGTATTTGGACGCGAAATCGAACGAATGGACGACGTTTGTACCGAAAGGCAGCTGTGAAATGCTCAGGAAAAGTCGGAGTCGGCACAACTCCCGCAGGAGTATGTCCGAGAAAACGGAGAGTGTCGAGAGGCCTTCGGAAAGCTTCGAGTCATAA
- the LOC656281 gene encoding influenza virus NS1A-binding protein isoform X2, which produces MASLVNGHSTQPGEMRNHPEDESEFQLEFTDDIHKTHMLASLNTMRKNRHFCDVILHVGNTEVHAHRAVLASASPYLAELFANDQAQNPLENVVTFKLNGGFNKDALRILVDYAYTGQLDVKYNQVKAVFLAANHLKMDRVTRTCAQHLIKHLSVENCIEIRSLPGIARNKEFIQQVDAFIAKEFDKICKNNDVLNLHCAKIEVLNQSREEMSLVNQNSLCRLVLEWIKRQVGEESISVEMLSDKTFMLYLAIDNSLQDCSSLPTGDISDTEIVQDYKKMSLKNNNTNAKSKRKCLGQPSKPRVLIYNREIGEEIELEGEPDWNLIASEKVGEHSFLALVTLGGRLSTLSIQLRLNTPSTPSPVQTPDSSRPASEEKPDLYCALANMSCPRCSVGCANFLNTLLVCGGYDRTECLRTVEQYIPETNTWKALPSMRENRGRFKIAVVNDKVYAIGGSNGTTELDSVEMLDLSLDKWVKMPKLPLARSNMGVCHLDGLIYCIGGWNGQVGIKQCDVFDPVASEWSSIASLNTGRYQAGVTSYNKLVYAIGGCDAWNCLNSVEVYNPEENTWSGIKPIITARRGCGVAVFNDKLYVVGGSDGSHSLSSTEIFDEKTQTWVVGPIMTTPRANVDVAVVGDRLYAVGGFSGKTFLNTIEYLDAKSNEWTTFVPKGSCEMLRKSRSRHNSRRSMSEKTESVERPSESFES; this is translated from the exons ATGGCGTCATTAGTGAACG GTCATTCCACTCAGCCCGGGGAAATGCGAAACCACCCCGAGGACGAGTCCGAATTCCAACTGGAGTTCACCGACGACATCCACAAGACGCATATGTTGGCCTCCCTCAACACCATGCGAAAAAATCGTCACTTTTGTGACGTCATTCTTCAC GTTGGCAATACCGAAGTTCATGCTCATAGAGCTGTACTAGCGAGTGCTTCACCCTATCTCGCCGAACTTTTTGCCAACGATCAAGCGCAAAATCCCCTAGAAAATGTGGTCACGTTTAAATTGAACGGAGGGTTTAATAAAGACGCCTTGAGGATCCTGGTCGACTATGCATACACAGGCCAACTCGACGTCAAGTATAACCAG GTCAAGGCGGTTTTCCTAGCCGCCAACCACCTAAAGATGGACCGCGTGACCCGAACATGCGCCcaacatttaataaaacaccTCTCTGTGGAAAATTGCATTGAAATCCGTTCCTTGCCTGGCATTGCCCGCAACAAGGAATTTATCCAACAAGTGGACGCATTTATCGCTAAAGAA tttgataaaatttgcaaaaataacgaTGTCCTCAACTTGCATTGCGCCAAAATCGAGGTTTTGAACCAATCACGCGAAGAAATGTCTCTAGTGAACCAAAATTCACTTTGTCGCCTGGTCTTGGAATGGATCAAACGCCAAGTGGGCGAAGAATCAATTAGTGTTGAAATGTTGTCCGATAAAACCTTCATGTTGTATCTAGCAATCGATAATTCGCTACAAGATTGCTCAAGTCTTCCGACTGGCGACATAAGCGATACGGAAATCGTCCAAgactataaaaaaatgtccctGAAAAACAACAACACGAACGCTAAATCGAAACGCAAATGTTTGGGCCAGCCGTCAAAACCTCGCGTTCTGATCTACAATCGCGAAATTGGCGAAGAGATCGAACTCGAAGGCGAACCCGATTGGAATTTAATCGCTTCGGAAAAAGTAGGCGAGCATAGTTTTCTCGCATTGGTAACACTGGGTGGCAGGTTGTCAACACTGTCGATTCAGTTGCGTTTGAACACACCTTCGACACCGTCACCTGTGCAAACTCCAGATTCGAGTCGGCCAGCAAGTGAGGAAAAGCCGGACCTGTACTGCGCCCTTGCTAACATGTCGTGCCCGCGATGCTCAGTCGGGTGTGCAAATTTCCTTAATACGCTCCTGGTGTGCg GTGGCTACGACCGTACTGAGTGTCTCCGTACTGTTGAACAATACATTCCTGAGACTAACACTTGGAAGGCTTTGCCTTCAATGAGGGAGAATAGAGGGCGCTTTAAAATCGCAGTAGTGAACGATAAAGTCTACGCTATTGGTGGGAGTAACGGCACTACTGAGCTGGATTCGGTTGAAATGCTCGACTTGTCATTGGATAAGTGGGTCAAAATGCCTAAATTACCATTGGCTAGGAGTAATATGGGGGTGTGTCATCTGGacggtttgatttattgtaTTGGGGGATGGAATGGTCAAGTTGGTATTAAGCAGTGTGATGTTTTCGATCCTGTTGCGTCCGAGTGGAGCTCCATTGCCTCTTTAAACACCG GGCGATATCAAGCGGGCGTGACATCGTACAACAAACTTGTCTACGCCATCGGCGGCTGCGATGCCTGGAATTGCCTCAATTCGGTCGAAGTCTACAATCCGGAGGAAAACACTTGGAGTGGCATCAAACCGATAATTACAGCGCGTCGTGGTTGCGGCGTTGCCGTTTTTAACGACAAGTTGTACGTAGTTGGAGGCTCTGACGGCTCTCATTCCTTGAGTTCGACCGAAATTTTCGATGAAAAAACCCAGACTTGGGTCGTGGGCCCCATTATGACGACACCGCGCGCTAATGTAGATGTCGCCGTGGTCGGCGATCGGCTGTACGCAGTTGGCGGGTTTTCAGGCAAAACGTTTCTGAATACGATCGAGTATTTGGACGCGAAATCGAACGAATGGACGACGTTTGTACCGAAAGGCAGCTGTGAAATGCTCAGGAAAAGTCGGAGTCGGCACAACTCCCGCAGGAGTATGTCCGAGAAAACGGAGAGTGTCGAGAGGCCTTCGGAAAGCTTCGAGTCATAA